GAACAGGCCGAGGCATTCCTGAACCAACGCGCCGAAGTCAGCGAAGAGGGCCAGGATATCTACCGCCGCGCGGCTTATGGATAAACTTACACCAACCGTACGATTAAGCTCTAGTTACTACAACTTAACGTACGCGTCCGCGGGAAATCATGCAGTCCAAGTCTAACTTCGCGGTCAACCGTGCCTGCAATCCGTGCTTGCAGGCCCCTCCGCGCTGCGCGCTCCGTCGGTCGTTTACCTCAAATGATAGGTGCAAGCTCGGCTTGTTCGATTGGAGGTTGTGCTTTCGGCATGCAGTTTGACTAGCCGAGGCCACTGGCGTCGTCGGTGAGGCGCGCTTGGGCCTCCTCAAGCATTAGATCGGGATCGTTCGGAAAGCGAACTTGGTCAAATCCGGCTGCGAGGTCCTCACCTGCTACAAGTATCAAGTTGTGGGTACGAAGCTCGTCTGACTGGGCGGCGATCTGGTCCCTTGGAAGCCTACAAACCAGCACAGCTGCCACTTGCGCGGGGTGTCCACTTGCCTGAAGCGACTTCGTTAGCGCACCGCGCCGATGGACAAGCTTGCCTACCTTAGATGTGAAGTCTGAGACCCGCGTAGTGCACTCGACGATGGCGAGCCGTCCACCAGGCGTAGTTACGATCAAGTCGGGCGAATCGGTTTCAATCTGAACGCATGGGCTAAATCCAAAAAGGAAGAGCAATGCCGCAACGCCGTTCTCAAATTTCGAGGAATCGGACGACTCGATTACAGCCCGCCGAACCATTCGGAGATCCTTGTCAAAATGCTGAATGGCAAGCAAGCGATTATTACGCGCCTTCGCTGGATCTAAGAACCACTGTCTGCGGACCGTTGAAGACCCAATCATCAGCATGGCGAGCACGGCGTCTGCGTGCTGAAGTTCAATCTGTGCCGTGCCCTCGCGCCTATCGTCTCGAACGGCACCCCACTTGATCTCTCTGGCAACTTGTCTTCGAGAGTTGAGCCCATCTCTTGGCCCTGCACGTACAGCAAGTCCAACATTATCTACATCGAACGCTGGATGAGCGTGCAAGGTCACGTCAAGTCGATCGCCGGCCAGCATACACTCGTCAAAGATTAGATCGACTGGCGGCCCAACCCTTACGATTACGGCAGCAAGGTCAGAGCTGTTTCCAGGCGCACGTAGATCAAGCCATGCGGCAGCGTCTGCGAGCCCATCAAACGGCCGACATGATGACCGTAGCATATTATCGACTATAGTCAACTCGACCGGAGAAGGGTGAGGTCTCGCAGTACCGAGAACCTGAAGGTGCAACTCAGAAAACCAGCGGTCTCGATGACTCATTTCTGAGTAGAAGTTAAACGGCCGGTCACTTGGCAGGATCAGCTCCTTGTCCGGAAGCCGGATGACGCCGGACGTTGCTCTATCCAATAGCGCAAGCAACGACTTCTTGCTTTCGTGATGGCGTTGAATCTGGCCGACAACAAAGTTCGCGGAATCGATTCGAAAGCTGTTGTCGCGCGACGTCGGAAGAGGATTTAAGGTAATCGACGCATCCCAGATTCGATACCCTTGGCCATCGGCGTCAGCGATAAAACGAATATCAAACGAGTAGCCATCACACACCCAAGCTTCGGCTGCCTCCAAAAGTTTGTTTGATAATCTCGTCAGTCAAATGGAATCATCTCTGTATTGGAGCCTTGGTCAATTCGGGCAAGGAGCTAGCGTGCTTTTAAAACAATTGTCTCGCATGGTGGGCGCGCCACCTAACATACAAAGCAAAGCCTGCGTGGGTTGTCAAGGTGGCTTCCTCGGTTGTCGCTCCGCGTTGAGTTTCTGGCATTTACCGAACTATCAGACAGCATTAACCTCAACGGACCATCTGAAGCGATTCAGCGAAATGCGGCCATCGATACCGAACTCGATTCCTTCATCTTCCAATCGAATCCGCTGTTCCGAGTCCGCGCCATGTCGTCCGCGCCCGGTGCTGATTCCGCCTTTTGCGTTCACCACGCGATGCCAGGGCACGGTGCTGTGCGGCGGCAGGGCGTGCAGGGCGTAGCCGACCAGGCGCGCCTGTCGCGGATAGCCGGCAAGTCTCGCCACGTCGCCATAGGTCGATACCTTGCCTGCGGGAATTTGCCGGACGACGGTATAGATGCGGCTATAGGTTTCGCCTGGCTTGCTCATCGCTGAATCGCGCAATATGACGTTTCATCAAGGCGGCGATAGGCGTGATGCCTTAACCACGCTGCCGTTCGAGCAACAGCATCATCAGCAGGGCCAGCACCGCGAGCTGTTCCGCGTCCTCGTCCAGCGCGTCCAAACGTTCGATACGGTAGCGGCCTTCGAAAAACGCCGGTTGCTTGGTTACGCGTAAAGCCGCCGCGCCGTTATCCACGCGCGTAATGAGATACGACGGATGCAGCACGTAGCCGGTGAACATGCCGATGACGGGGATCGAATCCAGCAGGCCGTCCAGCACTTTGACCCACGGGTTCTCCTCACGCACCACCAAGAATGGTTGATCATTTCTCATGATGTCGTAATGCGCGCGCCACAGCGAACGCATTCCACGGCGTCGCACCGCGCCCAGCCGCGCGCCCCGCGCATCATCGATGTGATATTGCGTCGAGATATCGAATACACGATCCGCGTTGATGTGATACAAGGGCCGATTCTGCGCGGTATCCCCATAAACGCTCACCGCTTCCCTGAGCCGGAACGCCTTCTGCCGGACGTAGAAGATCACGCGCCCGGCCGCATCCGTG
This window of the Gammaproteobacteria bacterium genome carries:
- a CDS encoding MGMT family protein produces the protein MSKPGETYSRIYTVVRQIPAGKVSTYGDVARLAGYPRQARLVGYALHALPPHSTVPWHRVVNAKGGISTGRGRHGADSEQRIRLEDEGIEFGIDGRISLNRFRWSVEVNAV